Below is a window of Cryobacterium sp. PAMC25264 DNA.
CAGCCCTCGTCCGGGGAGCCGGACAGCTCGACAACGCCGGTGTTATCCAGGTCGTGCAGCCCGGCGAACATCGGCGGCACGTTGGTGGACCGGGCGGCGGCCCAGACCCGGATCGCCGCACCGTGGCTGAACACGGCCGCCGTAGCCCCGCTCGCCGCGGCCACGGCGATGTCGGCGTCGAACCGGGCGAAGAAGGCATGGCCATCCGTGCCGCCCGGCATGCCCACATCGAGGTTGCCGGCGCCCCAGGCGAACACTGTCTCCATATAGGTGCGGATGGAAGCGTGGTCGCTGCGCCGTTCGAGGGTGCCGGCCTCGATCTCGTGCAGGCCATCGGCCACCTGGATGTCGAGGCCACGGTCGACGGCGAGCGGCCGGGCCGTGAGCTGGGTGCGGTGCAGCGTGGACGCGAAAATGGTGTCGATCGAGTCGAACCGGAGGGCGTCGGGAATGACAGCGGCCTGACGCTCACCGAGCTCGGTGAGTCCCGGGCCCGGGTGAGCGGTGTCGAGCTGCCCGAGCACATTGGCGGGAGTCTGGCCGTGACGGATCAGGAGAAGTCGCATGGTCCATCCAGCATAGGCACCGTGTCTCCGCAGGAACAGTCGGTGGACCCGAGCGTCTGCTGAGTGCCCTCCTCCCGGCGGATGGCCCGTTCCCGTTGCGCTGCGGTGCCGCCGAGTTGCCGCACAAGTCCCTCTCCGGGCTCCCGAGGGGGCACTATGCGGCACATCGCCGAGTCAGTTTCACGCGACGTGCCGGATAGGACCTTTTCCGGGCTCGTGAGGGGGCCATCTGCGGCACGTCGGCGAATTCGGGCGAGCCCACGCCAACTTGCGGATACCCCATGGGGTATAGCAAGATGGAGTCATGACTCAGAATCGGTACATCATCGTCGGGGGCGTCGCCGGGGGAATGTCGGCAGCCACCCGCCTTCGTCGGCTCGATGAGAACGCCCGGATCACGGTGTTCGAACGCGGCGGCCACGTGTCGTTCGCCAACTGCGGGCTGCCGTACTACCTCGGCGGTGTCATCGAAGAGCGCTCCAGTCTGCTGTTGCAGACGCCGGACTCGCTCGGCGCCCGGTTCAACCTCGACGTGCGCGTGCGCACCGAGGTGATCGGCATCGACAGCGCGGCCAAGACGGTGCGGGTGCGCGACCTCGGCACGGGGGAGGAGTCGACCGAACCGTATGACGCCTTGGTGCTCTCGCCCGGCGCCTCACCCGTGCGCCCGCCGCTTCCCGGCGGCGAGCGGATGCTCACCCTGCGTGACATCGATGACGTCGATGCGGCCATGTCCGCCCTCGAGGTGGCGCCCCAGAGCGCCCTCGTGATCGGCGCCGGCTTCATCGGCCTCGAGATGGTGGAGAACCTCGTAAACCTTGGCCTCGAGGTCACCCTTGTCGAGCTCGGCGACCAGGTATTGCCGCCGCTTGACCCCGAGATGGCCGGTCCCGTCGCCGACCGGCTCCGGGCCGCCGGCGTCAGTGTGCGCCTGGGTACCCAGGTCGCCGAAATCGGCAAGGACACCGCCACCCTCAGCGACGGCAGCGTCGTCGCCGCCGACTTCGTGCTCGCCGCCATCGGGGTGCGGCCCGACACCGCCCTCGCCAAGGCCGCCGGCCTCACGATCGGGCAACGCGGCGGCATCGCGGTGGACGACCAGCTGCGCACGAGCGCCCCCGACATCTACGCCATCGGCGACGCCGTCGAGAAGACCGACGCGATCTCCGGCGAGCAGCGTCTGGTGGCCCTCGCCGGCCTGGCCAACCGCCACGGCCGCCTGGTCGCCGACGTCATCACCGGAAAGACCATCCGGTGCGCCCGGCCCTCGGCACCGCCGTGGTGGGCATGATGGGCCTCACCATTGCCGCCACCGGGTGGAACGAGAAGCTGTTGCGCGCGCGCGGCCGCGCCATCCGGGTGTTCCACACGCATCCCGCCTCCCACACCGGCTACTACCCTGGCGCAGAGTCGATGGCGCTCAAGCTCGTCGTCGACGCCGAGACCGACGCCATCCTCGGTGCCCAGGGTGTGGGCGGGGACGGCGTGGACAAGCGCATCGATGTGATCGCGACGGCCATGGCCGGCGGCATCACCGCATCCGAACTCGCCGACCTCGAACTTGCCTACGCGCCGCAGTTCTCCTCGGCCAAAGACCCGGTGAACATGCTCGGTTATGTGGCGCTCAACGCCGCAGAGGGACTCACCCCGTCGGTGCAGTGGCACGAACTCGAGGCCGCCCGCGCGGCCGGCGCCACGCTGGTGGATGTGCGCACGGCGGGGGAGTATGCCGAGGCTGCGATTCCCGGCTCGGTCAACATCCCGCTCGACGACATCCGCGCCCGCCAGGCCGAGCTGCCCGAGGGTCGCCTGATCGTGCACTGCAAGGTGGGCCAGCGCGGCCACACCGCCGTGCGGCTGCTCGCTCAGCTGGGCCGCGACGCCGTCAACCTCGACGGCGGCTACCTCACCTGGGCCGCCGGCACGGATGCGGCTCGTACCGACCTCGAACGCGCCGATGCAGCTCTGCAGTCCGTCTGAGTCGCCGCTCCGGCCCACCAAAAGAGTCGGCCGGCACCCTGGTCCGCGACCAGCCTGAGCCGTCATCCTGCCCGCTGAGCCACCGTCCCGCACAGCGCCGGCAGAATCAACCACGTGCCGCAAAGTTCTCCTTCAGCGTGTTGGAAGGGCCTTGTGCGGCAACTCGGAGAGCGTCCCTCTCCGATGGTGGCGGGTGACTTGCCAGTTGCGGCCCCTTCAATGCATCTCATTGGGCACCGACTGGCAACTCACAGCGTTGTGTTGCGCTGAGTTGCCAGTTGAGGCCCATTCCGGATGAGTGAAGGGGCCTGAACTGGCAACTCACTGACCGGGTGGCGGCGGTCAGCCGGCGGGGGACCAGCGCACCGGCACCGGCAGCTTGGCCGGCTCGTCGTCGCCGGGAGCGCCGATCTGCTCGATCAGGCGCTGCATGGCCAGGCGGCCCAACTCCTCGCCGTCGACCTCGATCGACGGGGCTCCGCGCAGTCCGAGCGCCGCCACGACGCCCTCATCGGCGCTCACGACCACGTCGCCGGGCACGGAGAGGCCGCGGGCGTTGAGCCCGAAGATCAGGCCGAGCGAGATCGAGGCGGCGTAGGAGATCACGGCGGTGGCCCCCGACGCGACGACAGCCTCTGTGGCCTCAACTCCGGAGGCGACGGTGGCCGGGTACGGGCCGAGCACGGTGAGAGCGCAGCGACCGGCCGCCGCATCCCGTACCGCCGTGATGCGCTGGGCGTTCTGCCAGGAGCGGTCGGGGCCGCCGACGAAGGCGATCGAGGTGTGGCCCCGATCGATAAAGCCGCGGGCCAGCTCGCCGAATGCCGTGGCGGTGTCGGCGGAGACCGACGGCAGGCCGTCGATCTCGCGGTCGATCAGCACGCTCGGGATTCCTGTCGCGGCGGCGGTGACCACGTCGTCGTCGCCGCGCGGGGCGGCGATGAGGAAACCGTCGACCTGGCGGGACAGGGTCTCGAGGGCTGCGATGTCGGTGGGGGAGTCCAGTCCGTGCACCGCGATGGTCAGGTGCAGGCCGGAGGCCGCAGCCTGCTCCTGCGCCCCGCGAATGATCGGGGTGAAGAAGCTGTTCTCCAGGGTCGGCACCACGATGGCCACGAGGCCGGTGCGGCCGCCGGCCAGCGCCTGGGCGGTGCGGTTGGGCACAAAACCCAGTTCGCGCGCCGCGTCGAGCACCCGTGCCACCGTCGCCGGCGACACCAGCGAGGGCTTGCTCAGCGCACGGGAGGCCGTGGCCTTGGAGACTCCCGCGTGCTGCGCGACGTGGTCCAGAGTTGCCACTGACGACCGACCTTTCTGGGGGTGGGCGACCGCGCAAGGTTTACGTGGTCGTAACATTGGCGGCCCAAATGGGGGTGCCGACTGCCTTAGGTTGGAATGAAACCGGTTGCACAACCGGTTTCATTCCCCCCAAGTATGCCGAAGGTTATCTCTGTATGTCTCGAAAACCAGCACTTCTGCTGATACCGGGCCTGGTGTTTATTGTGTTCGGTTTTGCGATCCCGTCGGCAATCATGCTGCTCGCGCCGCCGTCCACCGACACCCTTGACGTTTTCGCCCGATTGGGGCGGATGCTGACCGACCCGTATGACCTCGCGATCATCTGGCGCACGGTGCGCATCGGGCTCATCGTCACGGTCGCCTGCGTCGTGCTCGGTTTCCCCATCGCCTACCTCCTGGCCAGATCCACCTCCCGGTTCGCCGGCATGTGGCTGGCCCTCGCGATCTTCCCGCTGCTGCTCAGCAACGTCGTGCGCACCTTCGGCTGGCTCGTGATCCTCGGCAGCCAGGGCGCCTTCGGGCAGCTTCTCGTGGTGCTCGGCATCACCGACCAGCCGCCGCAGCTGCTCTACACCGAGCTGGCCATCGTGCTCGGCCTCATCCAGCTGTTCCTGCCGCTGGCCGTCATCTCCTGCTACTCGGCGGTGGCCCAGGTCGACGCCGGCCTCGACCACGCCGCCCGCGGCCTCGGTGCCACCAAGTCCCAGACTCTCTGGCAGATCGTCATCCCGCTGTCCCGCCCGGGCATTCTCATCGCCGGCACCCTGGTCTTCGCCGGCGCGACCACGGCGTACACCACGCCCTACCTGCTGGGCGGGTCCAGCCAGCGGATGCTCTCCACCCAGCTGTTCTCCTATGCCAGCGTCAGCGTCGACTGGGCCGCGGCATCCGCAACGGCCCTCATCATGACCGTGCTGGTCTTCCTGGTCTCCGGCCTGTCGTCGCTGGTGTCCCGCAAGGCGGGGGTGACCGCATGAGAGGTCGTCCGATCCTCGGCTCCCTGGCGGTGCTCGGCTACGTCATCATGATCGTGCCGATCCTGTTCGTCGTCTCCACGGCGTTCACCGCCGGCGACGCCTTGACCTTCCCGCCGCAGGGGCTCTCGCTGCGCTGGTTCGGCGAAGCCCTGGCCTACCAGCCCTTCCTCGGTGCGCTGCTGTCGAGCCTGCAGCTGGCCGTGGTCTCCACGGCGCTCGCACTGCTGCTGGGCGTGCCCGTCACCCTCGCCATCCAGCGCGGCAAGATCCCGGGCAAGTCCCTCGTCGAAGGGCTCTTCCTCTCCCCGCTCGTCGTCCCCGAACTCGTCGTCGGGCTGGCGCTGTACCAGCAGATCATGATCGGCCTGCACCAGACCTCGTTCGTGGCTTTGCTCGTGGGACACACCGTGCTCCTGCTCCCGTATGCGGTGCGGGTCACCGGCGCCTCCCTCGCCCTCGCCGATCCGGCGATCGAGGAGGCCGCCAGGGGCTGGGCGCCTCACCGCTGCGCACCTTCTTCTCGGTGACGCTGCCGCTGTTGCGACCGGGCATCTTCTCGGCCGGCCTGCTCAGCTTCGTCACCTCGTTCAACAACGTGCCGCTCTCGCTGCTGCTGCAGAGCCGTACGTTCCGCACCCTGCCCGTCACGATGCTCGACTACGTACAGCAGTCCTACGACCCGATGATCGCGGCCATGTCCACCCTCATCCTCGCCGGCACCGTCGTCATCGCGATCGTGGCCGAGAAAACACTCGGATTCGCCAAGATCTTCGGAGGTATCAACAAATGACCAGTGCAGCCGAATTCACCGGGGTCACCCAGTCCTACGGCGACACCGTCGCCGTCGAGAACCTCAACCTGCAGATCGAACAGGGCAAGCTCACCACGCTGCTCGGCCCCAGCGGCTGCGGCAAGACCACCACCCTGCGGATGCTCGCCGGGTACATCACCCCGAGCGCCGGCACCATCACGATCAACGGCGCCGACGCCACCCGGCTGCCCCCGGAGAAGCGCAACCTCGGCATGGTCTTCCAGTCTTACGCGCTCTTCCCGCACCTCACGGTGGCGGAGAACGTGGGCTTCGGGCTCAAGCTGCGCAAGGTCCCCGCGGCCCAGCGCCGCGAGCAGGTACTGGCCAACCTCGACCTCGTGGGCCTCGCCCATCTGGCCGACCGCAAGCCCAAGGCCCTCTCCGGTGGTCAGCAGCAGCGGGTGGCCCTGGCCCGGGCCATCGCCATCAGCCCGTCGCTGCTGCTGCTCGACGAGCCGCTGTCCAACCTCGACGCCCGGCTCCGGGTGCAGATGCGCAGCGAGATCCGCCGCATCCAGTCGGAGACCGGGCTCACCGTCGTGCTCGTCACGCACGACCAGGAGGAAGCCCTGGAAATGAGCGACGTCATGGTCGTGATGCGCGCGGGCAAGGTCATGCAGACCGGAGCCCCGGCCACAGTGTTCTCCGCGCCGGCCAACCGGTTCGTGGCCGACTTCCTCGGCTACGAGAACTTCCTGCCCCAGCCCGACGGCACCCTGCTCACCGTGCGGCCCGAGCACCTGCGCGTGGGGCGCCCCGACGCCGCGCCGGTGGGCGGGCTCAACCTGTCGGCCCGCGTGGTCGACTCCGTCTACCGCGGCGTCGACAACATCGTCACGCTGCGGGCGACCGATGCCGCGGGCGGCGACGTCCACCTCATCTCCACCACCCGCCGTGACACCCTCACGAGCGACCGGGACGGGGTGCGCCCCGGCGACCTCGTGCTGGCCCAGGCCCGCGACCACGAAATCGTGCACCTGGCTGCCTGACCCGGCCGGTCCCACCCCTCTCACCTCATCCCCGCACCACAGCTCCCCGTCACCCACCCAAAGGAATCCCCATGTCCCACGCATCCCCTCGCCGGCGCACCGCGGTTCTCGGTCTCGCCTTCGTCGCCACGGCCGCCGTGCTGGCCGGTTGCTCCGCCACGCCCGCTCCCACCGCTACCCTCGAGCCGGGCGAGACCGCCAGCGGCACCATCGTGGTGAGCACCTTCCCGTTCGGCGTCGAAGAGTTCCAGAAGGCCGTCGTCGACCCGTTCGAAGCGGCCACCGGCATCACCGTCGAGCTCGACACGGGCAGCAACGCCGACAGGCTCTCCAAGCTCGAACTGAACGGCGACTCGTCGGGTATCGACGTGATGCTGATCTCCGACTACTACGCCGCGCTCGGCCAGTCCAAGGACCTCTTCGCCGAGGTCGATGAAGACGAGGTGCCCAACCTCGCCGAGATCAGCGACTTCGCCAAGGAAGACCAGTACGACGGTCCGGCCTACAGCTACCAGCTGAACGGCACGCAGTACCGCACCGACCAGATGACCGCCGAACAGGCCGCCGACTGGAAGACCTTCGGCGAGCCCGAGTACACGGGCAAGATCGCCATGCCCGACATCTCCGTCACTGCCGGTCAGCTCACGGTCTCCGGCATCGCGGATGTCTTCGGCTCCGACCCCTACGACGTCGACGAGGCCTTCAGCACCCTGGCGTCCTGGAACGACAACGTGCTGCAGTACTACACGTCCTCGACCGAGGTCTCCAGCCTGCTCAGCCAGGGTGAGATCGCCGCCGCGCCGGCACTGAGCGGCTTCGCCACCAGCCTCGTCGCCTCCGGTGCGCCCATCGCCTGGACCGCACCCACCGAGGGCACCTTCATGGCCACCAACCGGGCCATGATTCCCGTCGGAGCCCCGAACACCCCCGCGGCCAACGCGTTCATCGATTACCTCCTGTCGGTCGAAGCGCAGACGTCCTCGGCGGCCATCGTGGGCGACCTGCCCGTGAACCCTGGCGCCACGGTCCCCGAAGAACTCACCGAGATCGCCGGAGAGGCCGCGACCGACCCGATCGGCGCCGGCTACAGCACCCTCGACATCGACACCATCGTGAAGAACCGCACCGACTGGGTCGACCGGTTCGCCCGCGAGGTCTCGTCGAAGTAGCCCGAGCGCGGCATCCCTAGCCGCGGCGACCGCCCGATTCCCCCTCGGGCGGTCGCCGCCTCACCCCTTTCGTATCCAGCCAACACCCGTGAAAGCCATGACGCTCATCGACACCCCCTCCACTGCCAGTTACCTAGACCGCATGCCCAAGACCGACCTGCACTGCCACCTCATCGGCACCGTGCGGGCGTCCACCTTCGGCGAGCTGGCCCGCCGGGAGAAGCTCGAGCTTCCCGACAGCGCCGAGGCGATCTTCCGCGACATCAACTCCCTCCCGCCGGACCCGGCGCTGTACGCTGACACCCGTATCCCGGTGCCGATGGGCCGCAGCGCCGATGAACCCGACACCTCTTACTCGCTGTTCAAGGCGTCCGAATGGGTCGTGTCGGTGCTACGGAGCGCCGAGGACCTCACCCGCATCACCTACGAGGCCTTCGAGAGCGCCCACCAGAGCGGCACCCGGCACCTCGAGTTGTTCTTCGACCACCTACCGCCGCACCTGGACTCGCTCGGCTACCGCGGCGCGGTCGAGGCCTACGCCGACGGCATCCGGATGGCCGAACGCGACTTCGGCATGACCGGCCGCATGATCGCCGGCATCGACCGCAGCAAGAGCGGCGAGCACGCCGTGCACCTGGTGCAGCAGATCGTCGACAACCCGCACGAGTACGTCGTGGGCATCGGCCTGGACAACCTCGAGACGGCCGGCCCGCCCGAGCGGTTCGTCGACGCCTACCGGTTGGCCGGTGCCGCGGGCCTGAAGCGCACCGCACACTCCTCCGAGCATGCGCCCATCGCCGCCAACACCATCACCTGCCTCGACGAGCTGGGCTGCGACCGCATCGACCACGGCTACTTCGTGCTCGAAGACGACGCCGTGGTGGAACGGGTGCGCGCCGACCAGACGCCGTTCATCGTGGCCTTCACCACCTCGCGCCGGTCCTGGCGGCCGTGGCGTCAGGCATCCATCAAGGCCATGGTGGATGCGGGCCTCAACGTGATCCTCTCCTCCGACGACCCGGGCATGTTCCCCACCACGCTCGCCGCGGAGTACCGGATCGCCTCGACCGCGCTGCAGCTGGACAACACGACGCTGCGCGCGATGTCGCTGGCCGGCGTGGAGGCGTCCTGGTTGAGCGAGCCCGAGAAGATGCTTCTGCGGGAGAGCTTCGTGCGCGACTTCGACGCCCTCGACCAGGAACACACCCACTAGCCTCGCGAGCTGTGACTTAAGCCCCGAAATCATCCCGATTTCGGGGCTTTGCTCACAGTTCGCGGGATGAAGGGTGCGGCCGCGACACCTAAAATGAAAGGGTGACGGATGCGACGAGGCACGGCCGTGCGCCGATCTCGCGCATCGTCGATGAGGGGTTGCTCATCGCGCTGTCGGCCGTGCGAATGGCGGTGAAAAACGACATCATCGTGGCCGGAATCGCCGAGCATGCCGACTACGACCTGGACAGGTTCGCCGACACCACCCGCCGCGAACTGCTCGCCCTCGCCCGGGAGAACCAGGATTCCGCCGA
It encodes the following:
- a CDS encoding LacI family DNA-binding transcriptional regulator; this translates as MATLDHVAQHAGVSKATASRALSKPSLVSPATVARVLDAARELGFVPNRTAQALAGGRTGLVAIVVPTLENSFFTPIIRGAQEQAAASGLHLTIAVHGLDSPTDIAALETLSRQVDGFLIAAPRGDDDVVTAAATGIPSVLIDREIDGLPSVSADTATAFGELARGFIDRGHTSIAFVGGPDRSWQNAQRITAVRDAAAGRCALTVLGPYPATVASGVEATEAVVASGATAVISYAASISLGLIFGLNARGLSVPGDVVVSADEGVVAALGLRGAPSIEVDGEELGRLAMQRLIEQIGAPGDDEPAKLPVPVRWSPAG
- a CDS encoding ABC transporter permease, translated to MSRKPALLLIPGLVFIVFGFAIPSAIMLLAPPSTDTLDVFARLGRMLTDPYDLAIIWRTVRIGLIVTVACVVLGFPIAYLLARSTSRFAGMWLALAIFPLLLSNVVRTFGWLVILGSQGAFGQLLVVLGITDQPPQLLYTELAIVLGLIQLFLPLAVISCYSAVAQVDAGLDHAARGLGATKSQTLWQIVIPLSRPGILIAGTLVFAGATTAYTTPYLLGGSSQRMLSTQLFSYASVSVDWAAASATALIMTVLVFLVSGLSSLVSRKAGVTA
- a CDS encoding ABC transporter ATP-binding protein, with the protein product MTSAAEFTGVTQSYGDTVAVENLNLQIEQGKLTTLLGPSGCGKTTTLRMLAGYITPSAGTITINGADATRLPPEKRNLGMVFQSYALFPHLTVAENVGFGLKLRKVPAAQRREQVLANLDLVGLAHLADRKPKALSGGQQQRVALARAIAISPSLLLLDEPLSNLDARLRVQMRSEIRRIQSETGLTVVLVTHDQEEALEMSDVMVVMRAGKVMQTGAPATVFSAPANRFVADFLGYENFLPQPDGTLLTVRPEHLRVGRPDAAPVGGLNLSARVVDSVYRGVDNIVTLRATDAAGGDVHLISTTRRDTLTSDRDGVRPGDLVLAQARDHEIVHLAA
- a CDS encoding ABC transporter permease; translation: MRGRPILGSLAVLGYVIMIVPILFVVSTAFTAGDALTFPPQGLSLRWFGEALAYQPFLGALLSSLQLAVVSTALALLLGVPVTLAIQRGKIPGKSLVEGLFLSPLVVPELVVGLALYQQIMIGLHQTSFVALLVGHTVLLLPYAVRVTGASLALADPAIEEAARGWAPHRCAPSSR
- a CDS encoding ABC transporter permease codes for the protein MTLPLLRPGIFSAGLLSFVTSFNNVPLSLLLQSRTFRTLPVTMLDYVQQSYDPMIAAMSTLILAGTVVIAIVAEKTLGFAKIFGGINK
- a CDS encoding histidine phosphatase family protein, giving the protein MRLLLIRHGQTPANVLGQLDTAHPGPGLTELGERQAAVIPDALRFDSIDTIFASTLHRTQLTARPLAVDRGLDIQVADGLHEIEAGTLERRSDHASIRTYMETVFAWGAGNLDVGMPGGTDGHAFFARFDADIAVAAASGATAAVFSHGAAIRVWAAARSTNVPPMFAGLHDLDNTGVVELSGSPDEGWTLLSWAGVPLGGMPLVDADAVDPTGEALDAS
- a CDS encoding PotD/PotF family extracellular solute-binding protein, producing the protein MSHASPRRRTAVLGLAFVATAAVLAGCSATPAPTATLEPGETASGTIVVSTFPFGVEEFQKAVVDPFEAATGITVELDTGSNADRLSKLELNGDSSGIDVMLISDYYAALGQSKDLFAEVDEDEVPNLAEISDFAKEDQYDGPAYSYQLNGTQYRTDQMTAEQAADWKTFGEPEYTGKIAMPDISVTAGQLTVSGIADVFGSDPYDVDEAFSTLASWNDNVLQYYTSSTEVSSLLSQGEIAAAPALSGFATSLVASGAPIAWTAPTEGTFMATNRAMIPVGAPNTPAANAFIDYLLSVEAQTSSAAIVGDLPVNPGATVPEELTEIAGEAATDPIGAGYSTLDIDTIVKNRTDWVDRFAREVSSK